CTAAATCTTGTATGAATATCACAAACAAGCACGCTCTTTGTATAATCTAGAATGGACTTTGGATTATTCGAGAAGATAACCTCACATTCAACCCCAAATTCCTCAATCAGTGATTTATAATACTCAATATAATCTACACCCGTAAATGTATGCTTTAAATATCCAAAGTAATCACGAAATTGCTTTTCTGTTAAAACATCCGTCCAAGGATTAACTCCTTTTTCATCAAGCATATCGATACTCACTAAGTGATTCCCAACCTCATCTGATGGATAGCTAAGCATGAGTACAATTTTTTTCGCACCTTTTGCAATTCCACGAAGAATGTTTGCAAAGCGATTTCTGCTCAAGATTGGGAAGATAACACCAATTGTATCATCTCCAAATTTCGTTTGGACATCCTTCGCTATGGCTTCAATTGCAGCGTAGTTTCCTTGTGCACGCGCAACAATTGATTCTGTTAAAGCAACAATATCTTTATCTGCAATTTGAAAATTTTCCATTTCAGCAGCATGTAATACACTATCTACGACGATTTCCTCTATTTGATCACCTTGATTGATAATCGGGCAACGAAGACCTCTAACTACAGTTCCAACTACTCTTTCCAATCGAATCGCTCCTTCAATGTTAATTTCATTATGTATCTCTTTACTTGTAATATACACGCATTTAATGGTATAAGTAAAATGAATATCACTAATATCTGATATAAGGGGCACTTATATGGCGAGCAAATTAGATTTATACAAGGTATTTTGCAAGGTCGGAAAAATGAATAGTTTTTCAAAAGCTGCAGAAAGTCTTTATATGACGCAGCCAGCAGTTAGTCAGGCTATCATGCAATTAGAAAGGGATTTGGATACCCGGCTTTTCAAACGAACACCCAAAGGCGTAACGTTGACACATGAGGGCGAGCTCTTATTCGAATATGCAAATTCCGCAATTAATTTAATTGATGTTGGGGAAGAAAAAATATTAGAATTTAAAAATTTAACGACTGGAGAGCTGAAGATAGGAGTGGGAGATACGATTTCCCAGCATTTCTTGCTTCCATATTTAGAAGACTTTCATCATAAGTATCCTAAAATTAAATTTAATATTGTTAATGGAACGACCTTAGAGCTTTGTTCAGCATTAAAGTCAGGAGAAGTAGACATTATCCTATGTAATTTCCCGCTGGATGATTCTACATTAGAACAAATCCCTTGCATGGATACCCATGATATCTTTGTCTGTGGGGAAAAATTCAAATATATTTTATCCAAGCCATTGAGCTACGAAGAATTAGTAAAACTACCTTTAATATTTCTGGAAACCAAGTCCAATTCGAGAAGATATGTAGAAAATTACTTGAAATCAAAAGGAATTACAATCGCTCCGGAAATGGAATTAGGATCCTATAATTTACTATTGGAATTTGCCAAAATAAACTTGGGAATTGCCTGTGTGACAAGAGAGTTTTCCCAAAGTTATTTGAATGACGGCTTATTGTATGAAGTAAATTTAGAAGAAGAGATACCAAATAGAAGTATCGGAATCTGTTTCTTAAAAAGTGTTCCTCTATCCCCTGCTTCTACAAGATTTGTAAAAATCATCCAAAATAAATCAATTGGCAAGAGACCGCTTTTATCCCTATAACCGAGCATACAATAAAAGTGGATCACTGTATGATGATCCACTTTTTTTAAATACTTATTTCATTCGTTTATAGTTTTTATGATTCACAACTGTTTTAATTGGTTCCCCGGTACCCTTGTGATCACCAATTTTAACAATTACAGAGTTTTCACGAACCATTAAAACTTCACCTGTTTTCCCTTTTTGTTCCCCTTTCACAATTTGGATTTTATCCCCTTCATTAATTTTCTTCGCTGCTGGCTTTTCTGTTTTATTTTCTTCCGCCATGTCGCTTCCTCCTTCAAAACCATAACTAAACATTTCATTGCCTTATTTTTACATTTAACCTAATCTTACAATATTTCGCAGCTTTCTTCATTCTTTGTGATTAGACTATTTCCAAATTGCAATATCCTATATATAATCTTTCATTAAAGTTTGTTCTCTACACGTTTATCATGTTCTATTATATCTGTCAAGTTAATGAACTTTCTTATCCCACTAAAATTATCTCATTTGAGGAAATATTTTATTTTATTCAGTTCGGTTTTCCATTTGTTTCTTTGACTTTCTTTCCCTGTTCATTTTGTTAAAACGTCGAAATATATATCATTAAATTGCAATAATTATCATCACATTGTTAGCTTATAGCTGTTTGTATCTGCTTCAAAAAAGGGTAGTATATAAGTATCATTCCTACCAAACTGAACTGAAATTCCTTTATGAGAGAGGAAGTGTGTAACATTGCAAATTTGTTTTATGCGCAATCGCAGAAAACCGTCAAAATACGCAAGACTACTATCAAAAGCTGCTAAATATTATGGTATTGACTTAATTTATTGTCATCCAACAGATATCAATACAGATAAAGAAATTATTCATGGTAAAATTCTCAGGAATAACAAGTGGGTGCCTAAGAATGTTTCAATCCCTCCATTTATTGATTTGAGCAGCTATTGTTATAAATATAAAAAAGAAATCAAGTTTTTAAAGGAAAGAAGCTTGCTATCAAGCTACGGCAGATTTGGTTCAAAGGAAAAAGTATATACTATGCTCGAAAGAGATGGGGAATTCAAACATTTACTCATCCCTTCTCAGTCTGTTCATCATTTCGAAGCATTTTATAGTTTCTTAAATGAACACAAAGAAATTATCGCAAAACCTAAAAATGGGCAAAAGGGTGAGGGGATATTTCTTATCTCTATGGAAAAAGACGGCTATCTAATAACCTACGAGAATCAGGAAAAGCTTGTATCCTTACCAGAATTAAAGGTATTCTTTGAGAATAGAATGAATTCAAAACGATATCTGTTTCAAAAATATATCGAATCGAAATCAAAAACTGGCGATCCTTTTGATTGCCGAATTCGACTCGAAAAGAATGGAATTGGCGAGTGGAGTGTTCCTATTTACCTCATTAGAGTCGGAACAAATCAAAAGGTTGTTTCGAATGTTGCGCAAGGTGGCAGTGTCAGTTCGTTAACACCTTTCTTAAAAGCAAACTATGAAGATAACTGGAAAGAAATTCGAGATTCCATCAAACAGGTAGGAAAGACACTGCCATATAAAATTGAGTATTTATCAAAACAGGCTACCTCGATGGGAATTGACCTTGGTATTGATAAACATGGAGAGCTTTACTTGTTTGAAGTAAACTCTGCTCCTGGAGTAGAGTTTGGTACAGGAGAAATTGCAAGTATAAAAGCTGATTATTACCATTACATTTTAAATGAAATCTCCAGTAAACCTATTCAACAGGTTAAGGAGATACAGTATTCTTAAGTAGCCCCTTTACAAATTTATCGATTAGTAAACATGGCCCTCATACCTTTGGCTAGGTACGAGGGCCATGTTATTAATTAGCGGCTTGTGTAGCCAGCATCTGCATGAATAACGGTTCCAGTCACATAAGACGACTGATCAGAAGCTAACCATAGGCTTGCTTGTGCAATTTCTTCCGGCTGACCGAATCTATTTAACAGACTAAGCTGTGGTGCAAATTCTGCTTCAGTTTGACCTGTTTCCTCTAATGCACCTCTTAGCATAGGCGTATCAATTGCTCCTGGCGCTACAGAGTTAACACGAATATTTTTATCACCATTTTCAAGTGCAGCAACCTTGGTCATGCCAACGACACCATGTTTTGCAGCAACGTAAGCAATATTATTTGGCTGCGGACGGAATCCACTTACAGAAGATATATTGACGATGCTCCCGCCGTTCCCTTGCTTAATCATTTGTTGTAATTCATATTTCATACATAATGCTGTTCCAGTAAGATCGATAGAAATTAATTTATCCCAATATGCTTCATCAAATTCTGCAGCAGGTGCATTATCTGGTGTTAGTGCAGCATTATTAACAGCAACGTCAAGACGTCCATACTTCTCTACTGTTTGCGCAACCATGCTCAGTACTTGATCTGATTTTGAAATATCAACTTTTACAAAGTATGCAGTCCCGCCATTCGCTTCGATTTCTGAAACTGCAGCTTTTCCTTTTTCTTCATTAAAATCTGCAATCACTACTTTTGCTTTTGCATCTGCAAAAAGCTTTGCTGTGGCAAGCCCCATTCCCATTGCTGCCCCTGTT
This region of Oceanobacillus sp. FSL K6-2867 genomic DNA includes:
- a CDS encoding DUF2187 family protein, whose amino-acid sequence is MAEENKTEKPAAKKINEGDKIQIVKGEQKGKTGEVLMVRENSVIVKIGDHKGTGEPIKTVVNHKNYKRMK
- a CDS encoding YheC/YheD family protein; translated protein: MQICFMRNRRKPSKYARLLSKAAKYYGIDLIYCHPTDINTDKEIIHGKILRNNKWVPKNVSIPPFIDLSSYCYKYKKEIKFLKERSLLSSYGRFGSKEKVYTMLERDGEFKHLLIPSQSVHHFEAFYSFLNEHKEIIAKPKNGQKGEGIFLISMEKDGYLITYENQEKLVSLPELKVFFENRMNSKRYLFQKYIESKSKTGDPFDCRIRLEKNGIGEWSVPIYLIRVGTNQKVVSNVAQGGSVSSLTPFLKANYEDNWKEIRDSIKQVGKTLPYKIEYLSKQATSMGIDLGIDKHGELYLFEVNSAPGVEFGTGEIASIKADYYHYILNEISSKPIQQVKEIQYS
- a CDS encoding LysR family transcriptional regulator, which gives rise to MASKLDLYKVFCKVGKMNSFSKAAESLYMTQPAVSQAIMQLERDLDTRLFKRTPKGVTLTHEGELLFEYANSAINLIDVGEEKILEFKNLTTGELKIGVGDTISQHFLLPYLEDFHHKYPKIKFNIVNGTTLELCSALKSGEVDIILCNFPLDDSTLEQIPCMDTHDIFVCGEKFKYILSKPLSYEELVKLPLIFLETKSNSRRYVENYLKSKGITIAPEMELGSYNLLLEFAKINLGIACVTREFSQSYLNDGLLYEVNLEEEIPNRSIGICFLKSVPLSPASTRFVKIIQNKSIGKRPLLSL
- a CDS encoding coenzyme F420-0:L-glutamate ligase, producing MERVVGTVVRGLRCPIINQGDQIEEIVVDSVLHAAEMENFQIADKDIVALTESIVARAQGNYAAIEAIAKDVQTKFGDDTIGVIFPILSRNRFANILRGIAKGAKKIVLMLSYPSDEVGNHLVSIDMLDEKGVNPWTDVLTEKQFRDYFGYLKHTFTGVDYIEYYKSLIEEFGVECEVIFSNNPKSILDYTKSVLVCDIHTRFRTKRILEANGGEKVYSLDNILAEPIDGSGYNEEYGLLGSNKSTEDKVKLFPRDCQPTVDRIQSMLQEKTGKNVEVMIYGDGAFKDPVGKIWELADPVVSPAYTAGLDGTPNEVKLKYLADNNFADLKGEELQQAISKFINEKDDDLVGAMEAQGTTPRKLTDLIGSLADLTSGSGDKGTPIVFIQGYFDNYTK
- a CDS encoding SDR family NAD(P)-dependent oxidoreductase, with protein sequence MTFPVLEGKVALVTGAAMGMGLATAKLFADAKAKVVIADFNEEKGKAAVSEIEANGGTAYFVKVDISKSDQVLSMVAQTVEKYGRLDVAVNNAALTPDNAPAAEFDEAYWDKLISIDLTGTALCMKYELQQMIKQGNGGSIVNISSVSGFRPQPNNIAYVAAKHGVVGMTKVAALENGDKNIRVNSVAPGAIDTPMLRGALEETGQTEAEFAPQLSLLNRFGQPEEIAQASLWLASDQSSYVTGTVIHADAGYTSR